In Chaetodon auriga isolate fChaAug3 chromosome 22, fChaAug3.hap1, whole genome shotgun sequence, the genomic window CTAAAGCTCCGAGCTCTGCGCCCAGCTGACAAACATACATTCGGGTTAGCAAGATTAAGTGATGTCGCATGAGTCAGCATTGGTTGAGTCTGAAactaaaattttaaaaaatgaggtTGAGAGGTGAGATTAGCCACAACAGCTAACATACATGAATCTGACTGAACTTTCAGCCGTCGAACTGCAATATGGGTAATGTAGGCTCCAGGTTTTAACGTAACGTTCAGGTTTGTGCTGACTGTGTCAGAGAGGCGTTCACTCAGAGGCTGGAGCTCTTCAGGAGTCTGTGATACCTGAGCGGAGTTCATGGGATGAAGCTCATCTCCGTGGAAGTTGATGTTGAGGCCCATGTCTTTGCCAGCCTGCAGGATGGAGCGAGTGGAGCCGAGGTCAAACACTCCCTGCTCGCAGAACACGTCGATGTTGTCCACGCGGAGAGTCCCGGCAGACATCTTCTCCTTCAGACGTGGCAGCTGAACGCGCAGGATGTCCTCTGTGGCTTCTGCAACCGTCTTCCCTCTGAATAAAGCACAGAGAAGCACAGTGGAGGCTGAATTTCCTGGATGTGATGTGAAATGAGATCACTGAAGACGGTCCATACTTGGGCACTGCGTGGGCTCCGCAGTAGGTTGAGGAGATGTTGATGGGTACGCTGCGTCTGGCCTCCTCGATCACCTCCAGCATCTTGAGCTCGGTCTGCAGCTCCAGGCCGTACCCGCTCTTACACTCCACCAGCGTTGTGCCCGCTCGCTGCATCCGGACCAGcctgctgcagagggaggcCAGCAGCTCCGAGGACCTGGCGGCTCGAGTGTGCTCCACCGTGAAGTGGATCCCTCCACCGGCCCGGTGCACGTCCATGTAGGTGGCACCTGCCAGCTGTGAGAATAACAAGCGTTTCATGAACCTTTGAGCTGTCGTGGCTGTGGAATTTAGATAAAAATGGTCAAAACATATTTACCTTCATTGCAAATTCATGCACTCTGTCACCAGCCCAGACTGGATGTGTGTGGGCATCAACCAACCCTGAAACGAGATGGTAACTGAAGCCACGATCACTGATGTTGTTATTGTATTAATAGCTCATTTGGCTTCTGCTGAGCTGATGTGCAAAAGCATAAAAGTCCCAGCTGACACTCACCAGGCAGGACACACATTCCTGCAGCATCGATCACTTTATCAAAGGACGCCTCTGAATACTGGGCTCTGATGATTTCAGCAGGCCCCACAGCTTTAATCAGACCGTCACTGCATGAAAACCATCAGATACTTGAGGTTCAACAGGTACTTAAAAGCACAGCATGGAAGTTAACACAGTCAAACTCCAGATGTTCTAACATGGAGGATAAACCTTTTTGTAACGCGACACCTTCAGGCCAAACTAGTTTTTTACCCCACTAATGGTGAGCAATAATAACAAATAAGTAATTGTCCAAAAACCAAAATATCCACCAATATTTTAAACATAAGGAAATAAAGTGACATTAATAAATATTGGTGGCAAAGGTTTTCAACCTTTCAgtacttttgtttgttgtgtaatGAGCCACTACAGCCTGCAGGGGCCGCCACTGTGCATTATTTCACATGAGACCTGTTCTGCAAAAGAATACATTCATTTGAGCTTTTACCAAAAAAAACCTTCCCAAGctgcagatcagctgtgctgACATTCAGTCTGCAGGTGTGAAGGAAAGCTACATGAGAGCTAAAGCTACATGTCATTTCTTCACTAACTCACACCAAGTTGAATAAAACGTGGAGAACTCACCTTCCGATTACTACGCTCCCATTTTCAATCACACAAAGATTTTGCATCTCGTGTTTGGTCACGTACTTCTCTCCATTGTTGCAGATCAGAACCACCTGTTTGGCATTCTTCACCAGCAGTCTGTAATTACTGGACATTTTGATTCATCCAAAGCAGACACTTGCTTCACAGTGACTGGGTTTCAACTAGTTTGGGAACAAGGCAAATATTtgtgcaggagagcagagtttAAAGTGCACAGAGAGGGGCGGCGCTTCTGCCAGACATCTGAGACATTTACCTTGTGATTATCTCTATAATTAAAGAGCAACTTTTGTTAGATATCACATAGAAAAACCACAACCACCAGTTTAAGAAAGGGTATAATCATTTATTGTGTCTGTATCACAATGTCATAACATAAAATTGGCCTCACATacggtagaaaaaaaaaaaaaatcattttcaaaactgcttgaaaaataaccaaaaaaccCCAAGCGTCCATCGGTTTCACatggtgaaaacacaaacacacattaagtCAGCTACGAGGTACAGTCACACTCAGACAGAGCAACAGGCCGAGTCTCTTCATCACTCCCTCATCTCtccgtcttcttcctcttcttctacaCCTCTGATGTACAAAACATTATTGCACCTGTAGGTATGAAaagcagctgttagcatgttagcacacacaaactacagccagaTGAAGACACAAGGGGAGGATCATGTTGTGCTTCGCTGCTTTCACCACTGATTTCTTGGAGAAATGACACGTGAATTATTAACACTGGTTAGTTATTTAAGTTAGAAATTTAaaggatgtaaaaaaaaaacaaaaaacaacctgaTTCTGCCTTTGCTGCCAgattttgttatgttttcttGGCAAAGacccttaaaaaaaacagcatgatCTTCTTTTAAGTAACAGCAAATGTAAAACTAAGTAATCAACTAAAGAAGCCTGAACTGACCGagaataaagatgaaaagatgTTACCATACCTGATAAGCACTTCACCAAGGTGACCTGCCAATGCTCCGTCCACATACTCTTCTGTGTTTGCCAGCTGTCGGGAAAACACGTAAATATAAAGGTCAAGTGTATTTGCACTGTTTGATAATAGGAAGGCAGGTACTTTTTACACTGACCTTAGATTGGGATAATATAATCCCAATAAAatatgagaaagagaaaaatgctttCTGCATATTTTttactgcagaagaagagacgtTGGCAGCTGTGAGATGAACGTACAGACAGGAAAACGGTGTTTGAGGTGGTCACAGCACACTCAGACCCCATAAACTATATGACAAAGGATCTTTTAAAAGATGCTGCTTTTATGGGCGGCATGTGCAGCCACTGCTACAAACAGTTGTGGTTTATCTTTTCCACtcaataaatcaaacactgtgtcagaaaaaaaagagagaggacactTTCTGAGCGTAAAATCGACAGCTGAAATTGGTGCACAAAAGCACAGCTGTTATACTTTGCTTAAATTAAAGAAAGGTTTGTTCACTCGCACTGTGCGCAGTCGCCGGCAGGCTGCTTACGTTAAGGTCGCGAGGAAGCTCTGAAGCTTATACAGAATGTCTAATTTTATATGACTCTTGTAACTTCACGAGACAGTTTTAACAGATAACTTAGTTGACTGTTTGGGGTGGCCAGAAGCACACGATCCTTTAAAGGTGTGGAAAAATTCAAAGTCAAGAGGGAACAAGTCAAAGTGTGAAATTAACAAACATGCAGCTCTGCTTGGTTGAGATACTAGTGGATCAACAATGTCACAACATCCCAAAAGAGCTTTGGTTTTCTCTTTATGCAAGTAAGGcataaaataaacagtgttaCTCTTACCTGCATATTCATGTACCCATCCACAGACACCAGGTAGCCCTTGTACTCCATACCCCACTTCAGTTTCACCATCACTGGTTTTCCTGTCAGGCCGTTCAGGAATGGTTTTGGGTTCAGAGGTAAACTCTATGGAGGACGAAGATGAGGTGGGTTATAATACACACTTTACTACACTGAACGTTGACTATATTAGATAAATACACATGTATACAACGACAGCATCTGCCAATAATATTCAGGGAATTACTGACTGTTGCAAAACATACCAGTCTCCATGAAGCAAAGCTCATGCCGAGGTCAGTTTAAAAAACCTGCCAAATAACTGTGATGCGGCATATCACCACCATACATCATATCAAATCATGTATCTATGGCTTTTTCTGATATGTGTAGTTATAATAATAAATTCGGCACAAAACATTTTACTGgttgtcatttgaaatataAAACAGCTTATTGAAGACCTACTGCTGGTATCCTGTATCCTATAGAACACAACGTACCAAAGCCTAAAAGCATTATGAGGAATTAAACAACCATTTTTGTAACGTTATCATTTTGTTCATCGAGAGTGTGCGGCCTTCAGCAAACAGCAAGTCAGTGAGGATGTGGACAGGCCAGGCAACCAAAACAAGCAACGATATCTTTACGGGTAGAGATATGAAGCCAAGTGAAGCAAATGTTACGTAGTATAAAACGTACGGTTTGCCGATACGCATATGCTAGCTAGATTATACGATAGCTACGGATAGAGTttggtttgaacttctctctgcATAAAGTGGGccaaagtcaaataaatgcaataaaCCAGCCTCATTACTCTTTACGTAACCTAAGTAAATTTCATATATTAGGCTGCTTGTGTGAGTAAACGTGAGAGTCATTCATTCAATTGAAATCATGAATGAGAAGCTAAcatagctaatgctagctagaAAATAGGCTACTATCTTTGCGCGgtgataataaaaacaatccTTCAAAACATGTAACGAATTGATAGTAAACGTTAGTAAGATATACTCACCATTTCTCTCCTATTTAATTCTGTCTGGGACTTCGTAATTGTTGTAACTTTTCGTCACAATAACGTTTGCACTTCGCAAACCAGAACACGCTTTACCGCCGAACAGGAAGTGCAACACTTTGACCTCTGAGGAGTCTGTGTGTTTACGTACTGCCCCCTAGTGGTTTGGAGTTAACACTACAATGTCGGTCAATTACAGTCAATACAACATACAATACATTCAGCCTcataacaaagacacacacaaaatactaCTCCGTGAGGTGATAGAAAACTACATGCTTTATTTCAGTCTATTACAttttttgaaattatttttaagtttatattttgtttaagTTAGACACATAGATTAATTCAACAATTGATTTGTGCTGTTGCCGTCATCCTCTTCTTGTCGTTGACTCTAAAACCTCAAAATAATCAGTTTACTGTTAAATGaacaatcatttcatttctacCTAAAGCTTAAAATGAGTCTGTGATCCTCAGAGTTGAGTTTAAAGTGACTTTATATTACCTCATGACATGTATTATTCACTCTTGCATCATAATAACATGCTGGAAAGGACATTCTTTAAAGACTTGTCATACAACTGCTGTAAATTTAAGTCCAAAGCAAATGAAATTTCTTTCTGAAGTATATCCAGCATCGCTGTCAATCTCTCTATCTTTAACTTCATTGTTTGTGCAAAACCAGCTCCGTAgaatatttcactttaaaaattAATCTTGCCCAAGAATTATTCAGTAATTGAAAACTCTGACCAGTTTAGGAGAAAATAGTGAAATGAGTGTCATATCTGGGTCGTGCTGGCTCCCGGTCTGGGCAGCTATTTCTCTTGAGGCACAAACAGTCTGAAGATTTCACTCATTTTTCTGCGCTGAAGCGTTCAACTGTTACTAAAGCATCTGACAAGTTCAAACCTGATACTCTGAATATAACTAACATCTGATTTCCCGCAGTAAAGGGCTGGGTTCTGTCAGAAAATTCCTCTGAAATTGCAGCAGAACTTTCTTCGCATGTCTGAAACACTCATATCCTTACATCATTTAGCCtatttttcttccctctcattTTTGAGCTTCCCTCTGTGTAATTAACCAatccatcagtcagtcactgtGTCAGTTATGGCATGGtaacaatgtgtgtgtgggtctatGTTGAGAACAGGGGCAGGGCCAGAGAGGTGGCTGGCAGTGGCAATGGCCCTCCTGGAGCCTGATCCCGgtgtcagagtcagagaggCGATAGCTAGGTGACTGTCAGCATCAGAGCCACTGTGTGAAGTGACACAGTCAGTCGATCAAACTACCAGGAAGAGACAAAAATGAACTCAAGATGCAAAATAACCAtagagagacacaaaatgacaacaaagagacaaatatcaatcacaaatagacaataaatgaccaaaaagggACAAAGAAGCATacaatgaccacaaagagaccaaaaacaacaacaaagacatgtCCAGTGACcataaagagacacaaagcaatcacaagagatgaaaaatgatcataaagagacacaaactgacAACAAAGACACTCAAactgaccacaaagagacaccaaATGACCACAAAGTGACAAAAGGACAGAGTCTTTGTGTGTTGCGCCTGTGTAGGTGGGCTCTGTCTATGCCCTGGTTGAGATGGGAAAGAGTCAGGCTGCAGCTTTTTATGTGCTGGTATCATCACTGGGAGGAAAATGGCTTTGTTCAATAGGCCAGTCGGATCATTCCAGTCTGATGCCAAACGGCCTTTGAAGTGTGCAGACGGCTGAGAGCTGCCTGAAGTTAACACTGAAGGGGCCTGTGGAGTGGATGAACTGCAGGAAGCGTAAAGCATGGGACTCACAAACCTCCCAAACTGTGTGCAAAAGTCCACCGTTTGACGACTGGAAGAGGTTTCAGCCACAGTAAGACTACAGCTCTTCTGATGGCTGCTCCACTGCtttgttccagactgaaatttcagctgctggatggattaGCATACAGTTTGGTCGAGACCTTCATGTCCTCCTCAGGAACAACTGCACTCACGTGGATGATCCTTTGATTTGTCCtttagcaccatcatcaggccaCAATGTTAGCATAGAGCCTGTAAACAGGTGGTTTAAATCTCTGAGAAAGATCATAGTTTTCCTCCAGGACCAGCGagtgaagcagaacacacagaacagagtGACCAGGTGAGATAGTTTCACTTGGCTCACTGCTTATTGGACACGGGTCAGATGCACAGAAAGCAGGTCATGGTCCGattacacagcagacagagaagccAAAGCCATGCTGTGTTCAGTGGAGCTTGACCCAAAATGGCCCAGAGCGGAAAGAACAGTTTTCCAACATCAGCTTCCTTCCACAAATGCTTCTGTTGTTTTGTACCGTCGCTGAGCACAGGGGGGCACCCTGCAGCCTGAACACTGTCGGCTCATTCTGTCCAAGCAGGCTGCAGCTCAAACTGTTTCTCACTAAAATAATCTAAGTTGTGGCAGTTTAAAGCTCATTTTTCACATATGAATGCTTTCACCCCGTCCCTCTGTTGGTTTTATGGGCTGTTAAGCAGCCATTGTTGGGAGTAGACGGCTGTGTGGAAAGCAGAACTGGAATTTAAAAGCTTGCAATTTATTTATTGGCTTGCATATTTCACTGGTTTTGTATGGACACCAACAATGTTGTCAACAAAGGCCGGAGCCGGGTTCAGCCGAGCAACCAATCGGTGTAATTCGAAGTGCGTCAGCGGCTCATCCAGCatcactttgtgtgtgcacttgtaCACTTGCACTTTGTCCATCCAAAGCCAATTAGTCAGAAATGTGGATATGAGCACTCATTTACGCCCCATATCAGCTTTTCATCAGACTCCACGTGGTCTGTACAGGGGGGCCCAAACTCTGGCAAGGCATGGACTCTGGCATTAATATGATATTTACTCAGGTAATGAACAAAGTCCCTCAGATTTGTGctcatttccacttttttaAACTCCATGCCATCTCTGAGGGAAATACAGCTTCTTTACTCCTCTTCATTCActggacagctgtaacagtTGGGCCAATGATTACTTTATTATAGTACAATCAATATCTTAAATATTAGATGTTTAAGTATTATTAGTATATGAAATGTGCACCTGCAGTTTCCTCCATCAACCAGTCAGAACATTCAAATACTACATACACATTGATGCACGACtaataaaaagcaaataatgtcatatatgatAATATATAACTCACAAaagcagtacttttactttcatactttaaatacattttgccaATAATACTTCTCTACTTTTACTTTAGACAGGAAGTTTGTCCCAGATACCGTATTATAGcatcaaaatacacttaaaatacCCAAAATACTCATTATTCTGTAGTTGGATTATGATTAttgatgcatgcatgtgtaaacATTATAGGTGGAGTGGAAGTATAAAGTGGCAGTAAATGTAAATACTAAGGTAAAGTACGTCAGAAGTGCCCTTCAGCAGAGCACTGGAGTTGATGTGCTTCCCTCCATGCATGGCGGCTCTGCTCTGGACTGGAATGTTCCTTTAAGTCAGAGAAAAATGCGCAGGAGAGGCGGAGCTGCCGCTGTCACTACACAACCTCCGCGTCTCTCTGCGCTCCTTAGAAATAGATGTGCGGGGCCGAGCGGGCAGCAGGCGCACACTGCGGGGAAATGAAACACGCTGCCGGTCCCGAAGCGGCAGACGAGCTGGGCACTaacttctcttcctcctcctcatcttcctcctcctccgcccctGTGCTCTCTCTGCGGGGCATCACTCACCGTCCGGGATCATGTTGTTTCTCTATGAGCTCTTATCGCCTTATTGCATCGCAgctgagtgaaagagaaagtCCACACGGGATTTGAAGCCACGCacttgtcttgtgtttttatttttttttttctcctctgtttttgtgGATGAAATCTTTGCGTGTTTTATGTTTGAATAACTCCAGCGGGATTTTCTGCTCCAGTCTCCATCTGCCTCTCGCTTATTTTGGATTATTTCTGCCACAAGGAGatatgttgattttatttgtaatCAGCCTGGTGGTGCTGTCAGATGCAGGTTagtgtgggtttttttgttttgtttttttacatgaaaCATCCTCTGGTCAGGTTATTGTCACCGGTGCAACAATGTGCCGTTGCTGCTCAGGGATAAATGCAGCAATGCAGAACTTGCcttgattttctgtcaatttaATCTCAGACCGGAAGAGTTTGTGTTCTGGATTTCTGACACATGAACTCACATATATTAAGATGTTAGAGTTTATTCAGAATCATAGACTAAAGTATTAAGCTCCAGTTTTCATATTAAC contains:
- the amdhd1 gene encoding putative imidazolonepropionase, with translation MSSNYRLLVKNAKQVVLICNNGEKYVTKHEMQNLCVIENGSVVIGSDGLIKAVGPAEIIRAQYSEASFDKVIDAAGMCVLPGLVDAHTHPVWAGDRVHEFAMKLAGATYMDVHRAGGGIHFTVEHTRAARSSELLASLCSRLVRMQRAGTTLVECKSGYGLELQTELKMLEVIEEARRSVPINISSTYCGAHAVPKGKTVAEATEDILRVQLPRLKEKMSAGTLRVDNIDVFCEQGVFDLGSTRSILQAGKDMGLNINFHGDELHPMNSAQLGAELGALAISHLEEVTDEGIAAMATAKTAAVLLPTTAYILRLPQPRARDMLDAGVIVALGSDFNPNAYCCSMPLVMHLACVNMRMSMPEALAAATINAAYALGRSHTHGSLEVRKHGDLLILNAARWEHLIYQLGGHQELIRYVVIKGNVVYDNEKTMNL
- the snrpf gene encoding small nuclear ribonucleoprotein F, whose protein sequence is MSLPLNPKPFLNGLTGKPVMVKLKWGMEYKGYLVSVDGYMNMQLANTEEYVDGALAGHLGEVLIRCNNVLYIRGVEEEEEDGEMRE